One part of the Salinimonas iocasae genome encodes these proteins:
- a CDS encoding type II secretion system F family protein, which yields MEYLRGLLYSFTSNENTVTMAVLGIALMAGLMLAAAMYYLISGAYSPIRRQVLRMRSATVNSPTEPNYKHYLESTLTKVGGSSIFEGALKKDQETRKLLIHAGFHSENALKIYYSLRLLSLLIGVALAMVIFRLFPDLSTMVSVYVILLIVGSFFILPGIALTKLAASRMRKLRRYFPDALDLLVVCCESGLGLLESFQRVSNELRAVHPYLAHELGLVVKKVKVGIPLSQSLEEFGHRTGLEDIRGLNSVIVQSIKLGTGVAETIRVYADEYRDKRLQAAEEMAAKIAVKMIFPMMVCIWPSFFIVAIGPAALKVMEVWDKAF from the coding sequence ATGGAATATCTTCGCGGACTCCTTTACTCGTTTACCAGCAATGAAAACACCGTCACTATGGCAGTATTGGGCATTGCGTTAATGGCTGGCCTGATGCTGGCAGCAGCTATGTATTATTTAATAAGTGGCGCTTACTCCCCCATTCGCAGGCAGGTTCTGCGCATGCGCTCTGCAACTGTGAACTCGCCAACAGAACCAAATTATAAACATTATCTTGAAAGCACATTGACCAAGGTAGGTGGCAGTTCAATCTTTGAAGGAGCATTAAAGAAAGACCAGGAGACTCGCAAACTATTAATCCACGCTGGGTTTCATTCTGAAAACGCTCTAAAGATTTACTATTCCCTGCGCCTATTGTCGCTGCTGATCGGTGTTGCGCTGGCGATGGTAATCTTCCGGCTGTTTCCGGATTTAAGCACAATGGTTTCGGTCTACGTCATTCTGCTGATTGTTGGTAGTTTTTTCATCTTACCCGGCATAGCACTGACCAAGCTGGCGGCAAGTCGTATGCGCAAACTTCGTCGCTACTTTCCGGATGCCCTGGACTTACTGGTGGTCTGTTGCGAATCAGGTTTGGGCTTACTGGAGTCATTTCAACGGGTGAGCAATGAGTTAAGAGCAGTTCATCCCTATCTTGCACATGAACTGGGCCTGGTGGTGAAAAAAGTTAAGGTTGGCATTCCCCTTTCCCAGTCATTAGAAGAGTTCGGCCATCGTACCGGGCTGGAGGATATCCGCGGGCTGAATTCAGTGATTGTACAAAGCATTAAACTGGGTACGGGTGTGGCTGAAACCATTCGGGTTTACGCCGATGAATACCGGGACAAGCGGCTGCAGGCCGCTGAAGAAATGGCAGCAAAAATTGCGGTCAAAATGATTTTTCCGATGATGGTGTGTATTTGGCCATCCTTTTTCATCGTCGCCATAGGCCCGGCTGCTTTGAAAGTTATGGAAGTGTGGGATAAGGCATTTTAA
- a CDS encoding type II secretion system F family protein, translating into MSIQIIFLGLVFLAVVLLSQMLFVSVNSPQRADSKELKRQLDILVEQDSYFPRQLLLNTRLNQLSAFRRSLENIPVVKSFTFKLELSGSKMLGHEFLFIAVIVSTVLAAILWVLSRDLLVSIVCFGATMAAFNFKLQRDINKRMDRIEEQFPEALDVLKRGLQAGYSFNEALKLVYEELAGDLSNELKLLFQRINLGADLKVAMLAFVRRVPSTSAMAFASAVNIQKETGGNLAENIENLSVLIRQRFRFRRKVRTLSAEGRLSGWILVLLPFALFALLYVTTPSYVSELFTTESGHELLKWGLIGMLAGTFWIKKLLELEA; encoded by the coding sequence ATGAGTATTCAAATTATATTTTTAGGTCTGGTGTTTCTGGCGGTAGTATTGTTATCCCAAATGCTCTTTGTTTCGGTAAATAGCCCACAGCGCGCCGACAGCAAAGAGTTAAAACGCCAGCTTGATATTCTGGTTGAACAAGATAGCTATTTTCCCCGACAACTACTGCTCAATACCCGCTTAAATCAGCTTTCTGCATTTCGCCGGTCGCTGGAAAACATCCCCGTTGTCAAGTCGTTCACATTTAAACTGGAGCTGAGCGGATCGAAGATGTTAGGGCATGAGTTTTTGTTTATTGCTGTGATTGTTAGTACCGTTCTGGCAGCGATTCTGTGGGTTCTTTCCCGTGACCTTCTGGTATCCATTGTCTGTTTCGGCGCTACGATGGCTGCATTCAACTTTAAACTTCAGCGTGACATTAATAAACGAATGGATCGCATTGAAGAGCAGTTTCCAGAAGCGCTGGACGTGCTCAAAAGAGGGCTCCAGGCAGGCTATTCCTTTAACGAAGCGTTAAAGCTTGTTTATGAAGAACTGGCTGGTGATTTGAGCAATGAATTAAAGCTGCTGTTTCAGCGCATCAATCTGGGCGCGGATTTGAAAGTCGCTATGCTCGCCTTCGTGCGCCGTGTTCCCAGTACTTCAGCCATGGCCTTTGCCAGCGCAGTAAATATTCAAAAAGAAACCGGTGGCAACCTGGCGGAGAACATTGAAAATCTTTCTGTACTGATTCGTCAGCGCTTCCGGTTTCGCCGTAAAGTGCGCACCCTGTCGGCAGAAGGCCGTTTGAGTGGATGGATACTGGTGCTTTTACCCTTTGCTTTATTTGCATTGCTCTATGTCACAACTCCCTCATATGTAAGTGAACTGTTTACTACGGAATCCGGACATGAGCTGCTTAAGTGGGGGCTCATCGGTATGCTTGCCGGTACTTTCTGGATTAAAAAATTACTGGAACTGGAGGCGTAA
- a CDS encoding CpaF family protein, translating to MDGESHFVDPYQQLTTEDVDTKQEIFNEVLNLLDPSMLETIEEDIARQQITECCRRLLENYSRPINMATRTIITRLVLDEILGLGPLEVLMADPTVSDILVNNYNNIYVERGGRLERAAVRFYDNRHLMSIIDRIVSRIGRRVDESSPMVDARLEDGSRVNAIIPPLALDGPSMSIRRFTVEKLNVEQLINYGSMTSDMDILIKGAVKGKLNVLISGGTGSGKTTLLNILSGYIPASERIITIEDSAELQLQQPHTVRLETRPPNIEGRGEVTQRDLVKNCLRMRPDRIVIGEVRGAEAIDMLAAMNTGHEGSLATLHANSPRDALGRLENMICMGGFDMPIRNIRAQIASAIDLVVQTQRLEDGSRRIISIQEVTGMEGETITMSELYKYERRGIGSNNEVMGTFKATGVVPLFHRQLVAKGIDMPHRIFGVDADIRL from the coding sequence ATGGATGGTGAATCGCATTTTGTCGACCCTTATCAGCAGTTAACCACCGAAGATGTAGACACCAAACAAGAGATATTTAATGAGGTGCTGAACCTGCTGGACCCTTCGATGCTCGAGACTATCGAAGAAGATATTGCCCGGCAGCAGATTACTGAGTGTTGTCGACGTTTGTTAGAGAATTACTCGCGTCCCATCAATATGGCTACACGAACCATTATCACCCGGTTAGTGCTGGACGAAATTCTGGGGCTGGGCCCACTGGAAGTGTTGATGGCTGACCCCACCGTGTCAGATATTCTGGTGAACAACTACAACAATATTTATGTTGAGCGTGGCGGCCGTCTGGAGCGCGCTGCGGTGCGGTTTTACGATAACCGGCATCTGATGAGCATTATTGATCGCATTGTTTCACGTATTGGCAGACGGGTTGACGAATCTTCTCCCATGGTTGATGCCCGCCTCGAGGACGGCAGCCGGGTCAATGCCATCATTCCGCCTCTTGCCCTGGACGGCCCGTCCATGTCCATCCGACGCTTTACTGTCGAAAAGCTCAATGTCGAGCAGCTTATCAATTACGGGTCCATGACATCAGATATGGATATCCTGATAAAAGGGGCCGTTAAAGGCAAACTGAATGTGCTGATATCCGGGGGAACCGGTAGCGGCAAAACTACCCTGTTAAATATCCTTTCCGGCTACATTCCGGCAAGTGAGCGCATCATTACCATTGAAGACTCCGCCGAATTACAACTTCAGCAACCCCATACAGTGCGCCTTGAAACCCGCCCGCCCAATATTGAGGGACGGGGCGAAGTCACTCAGCGAGATTTGGTGAAAAACTGTCTGCGCATGCGCCCTGATCGCATTGTTATCGGTGAGGTGCGTGGCGCTGAAGCGATTGACATGCTGGCGGCCATGAATACTGGTCATGAAGGCTCCTTAGCAACCCTGCACGCTAACAGCCCCCGGGATGCACTGGGCCGCCTTGAAAACATGATATGCATGGGCGGCTTTGATATGCCTATCCGCAATATCCGGGCGCAGATTGCTTCGGCCATTGATCTGGTCGTGCAGACACAACGCCTTGAGGATGGTAGTCGTCGCATTATTAGTATTCAGGAAGTAACCGGCATGGAAGGCGAAACGATTACGATGTCTGAGTTATACAAATACGAACGGCGCGGCATTGGCAGCAATAACGAAGTAATGGGTACGTTTAAAGCGACGGGTGTAGTACCACTGTTTCACCGTCAACTAGTGGCTAAGGGTATTGATATGCCTCACCGTATCTTTGGCGTGGATGCGGATATCCGCTTATAG
- a CDS encoding AAA family ATPase produces MNDQSASHVIDHPAKSSKPVIRQPLKTRLRVLIVDPYGELASFTDTALIQDRMLEITQSPFLPADSSVFHLALIHLGTTKSENSQLLEQLSTALPHRIIVCRDLTSDIAKLAVQFKVDDLLTLSDLPESIYPALSLVADAISENVTTAPQTTVINGKAGSGATFITCCMSEIYTDMLNKELALIDADFNYGSLAHGLRLKNDYSIDKAVNELEKLDEAAVRSMMAHKENIHLIANAPFSRLKPTGRTPEQLDKLCWKIRQTFPEVLVDMSKGLEYQTLPLLSQSATILVVMQLSVAGLRETQAMLKELKNNVDMHGKRLAIIVNRYVAGKGEIQLPDVKSVLGVTDMFTISNNFELAKLRTDLGKPLESLANHKQIEKEMRAIVHFATGNIMDNSNNKKAGFLSRLLRSK; encoded by the coding sequence ATGAACGATCAAAGCGCCTCACATGTGATAGATCATCCGGCCAAGTCGTCCAAACCTGTCATCAGACAACCTCTGAAGACCCGGCTGCGCGTGTTGATTGTCGATCCATACGGAGAATTAGCAAGCTTTACCGATACTGCGCTTATTCAGGATCGCATGCTTGAGATTACCCAGAGCCCGTTTTTACCTGCTGACTCCTCTGTGTTCCATCTTGCGCTTATTCACCTGGGTACCACTAAATCTGAAAACAGCCAGTTACTGGAACAGCTTTCCACTGCGCTGCCCCACCGCATCATCGTGTGCCGCGACTTAACCAGCGATATCGCGAAACTGGCGGTACAGTTTAAGGTGGATGATTTACTCACATTGTCAGATCTTCCAGAGAGTATTTACCCCGCCCTGTCGCTGGTTGCTGATGCCATCAGTGAAAATGTCACAACAGCGCCTCAAACCACGGTGATTAATGGTAAAGCAGGCTCCGGTGCAACTTTTATCACCTGTTGTATGAGCGAGATTTATACTGACATGCTCAATAAAGAACTGGCACTGATTGACGCTGATTTTAACTATGGCTCACTGGCGCACGGGCTTCGCCTGAAGAACGACTATTCTATTGATAAAGCGGTCAACGAACTGGAAAAACTGGATGAAGCTGCAGTGCGCTCTATGATGGCGCACAAAGAGAACATTCATCTTATTGCAAACGCCCCCTTCTCTCGCCTGAAACCTACAGGCAGGACGCCTGAGCAACTGGACAAGTTGTGCTGGAAGATTCGTCAGACATTTCCAGAAGTACTGGTAGACATGTCCAAGGGTTTGGAATATCAGACCCTGCCGTTGCTGAGTCAAAGCGCCACTATCTTAGTGGTGATGCAACTAAGTGTCGCCGGACTTCGCGAAACACAGGCGATGCTCAAAGAGCTGAAGAATAACGTGGATATGCATGGCAAACGTCTGGCGATTATCGTCAACCGCTATGTCGCAGGTAAAGGCGAGATTCAATTGCCCGATGTGAAGTCGGTACTTGGGGTGACAGATATGTTCACCATCAGCAATAACTTTGAACTGGCAAAGCTGCGCACTGATTTAGGCAAGCCGCTGGAGTCACTGGCGAATCACAAGCAGATTGAGAAAGAGATGCGTGCCATTGTCCACTTTGCCACAGGTAACATCATGGATAATTCAAACAACAAAAAAGCCGGCTTTTTGTCCCGTCTGCTAAGGAGCAAGTAA